Proteins encoded by one window of Flavobacterium sp. N502540:
- a CDS encoding DUF2723 domain-containing protein, protein MAQFNFNKWNTIIGWFAFAIALITYTLTVEPTMSFWDCGEYIATAAKLEVGHPPGAPLFQMMGAFFAMFATDAQHVAVMVNMMSVFSSAFTILFMFWSSSMILKKIVARFAEIDQNNSIVILGSSFVGALAYTFSDSFWFNAVEAEVYAMASLLIALLFWLGLRWEQDMDKPKGNKWLLIISLVIGLSFGVHFMALLTIPSIGFLYYFKHYEKVTIKNFLIANVVVIGVLLFIFKLLLPLTMEAFADTEVFMVNSFGLPFNSGTIFVTLLLIAFFYFGLKYTKQKGLIFYNTIILCVLFIFIGFSTWIMLPVRANANTVINENKPSDAAEVLAYYNREQYGVNPLFYGPQYTEYFAGLDAKNPYSDKAPNYERDYKTGKYIITNNFKNAQQNSDDNQKTILPRMWSTEMGHIQNYINFTTPPNFRINPNYDYEQDLGKYGIDASQLTEEEYNKATAQLRNEVEKTISEFRKAYAQKQIDNEGYVKFLKSYGDYLIIEKPSAVDNFSFMFEYQFGYMYWRYLMWNFVGRQSDVQGKYDNIDGNWISGIKALDSLHLGSQDNLPSDVINNKGRNVYYFLPFILGLIGLMYHANKDLKSFYVLLALFLFTGIALKIYLNERPFEPRERDYALVGSFYVFAIWIGFGVYSLYESIQKYIAPKIAGPVIIAASLLAAPVLMASQNWDDHDRSGRYTAVAMAKAYLNSCDKDAILFTIGDNDTFPLWYAQEIEGIRTDVKIVNTSLFMTDWYIDQMKAKAYESDPLPISFTHDEYVGDKLDYVAHIPKIETRWNIKDFIDFIKNPKSTVGLQNGQTIHFYPTNKIRVPIDKNVIIKNKVVNPKYNDSIVPYMDIDIKGSALYKNRLMMLDILANNNWKRPIYFSGGAFDDEDYLWLKNYLQLDGMVYKLVPIKNVPSKDGGPMDMGQMDADKSYDIVMKWDWGNSNGNIYHDPETRRNSITYRTNLSRLMDQLIAEGKTDKAKKVIELAMTKMPVDKFGYYSLVEPFAGGYYKVGETAKAHNLLNQLVQKYKEELNYYATLTPGDQTDLAIDIITDIERYRSLLQVMKENNDLTFYEKHKVTFNTYVNVFERFGREKE, encoded by the coding sequence ATGGCACAATTCAATTTCAATAAATGGAATACTATTATTGGTTGGTTTGCATTTGCAATCGCTTTAATTACTTATACCTTAACTGTTGAACCTACAATGAGTTTTTGGGACTGTGGAGAATATATAGCTACAGCCGCTAAACTGGAAGTAGGACACCCTCCCGGAGCTCCTTTATTTCAAATGATGGGGGCTTTTTTCGCGATGTTTGCGACAGATGCACAACATGTAGCGGTAATGGTTAATATGATGTCGGTTTTTTCAAGTGCCTTTACTATTCTATTTATGTTTTGGTCTTCTTCTATGATTTTGAAAAAAATTGTAGCACGTTTTGCCGAAATCGACCAAAACAATTCAATTGTTATTTTAGGAAGTTCTTTTGTTGGAGCCCTTGCCTATACTTTCTCAGACAGTTTTTGGTTTAATGCCGTTGAAGCGGAAGTTTACGCCATGGCCTCTCTTTTAATCGCCTTGCTTTTCTGGCTTGGTTTACGCTGGGAACAGGACATGGACAAACCAAAAGGAAACAAATGGTTATTGATCATTTCTCTTGTTATCGGACTATCGTTTGGAGTTCACTTTATGGCTTTGTTAACCATTCCTTCTATTGGTTTTCTGTACTACTTTAAACATTACGAAAAAGTTACCATCAAAAATTTTCTTATTGCCAATGTTGTTGTAATTGGTGTTCTTCTCTTCATCTTCAAATTGCTTTTACCTTTAACAATGGAAGCCTTCGCTGATACTGAAGTTTTTATGGTAAATAGTTTTGGATTACCATTTAACTCGGGAACGATTTTCGTAACGCTGCTTCTAATTGCCTTCTTCTATTTTGGATTAAAATATACCAAACAAAAAGGATTGATTTTTTACAACACTATTATTCTTTGTGTTCTTTTTATATTTATTGGATTCTCTACCTGGATCATGCTGCCTGTACGTGCCAATGCCAACACCGTAATCAACGAAAACAAACCTTCGGATGCCGCGGAAGTACTGGCGTACTACAATCGTGAACAATATGGAGTAAATCCTCTTTTTTATGGACCTCAGTACACGGAGTATTTCGCAGGTCTTGATGCAAAAAATCCTTATTCAGACAAAGCTCCTAACTACGAAAGAGATTACAAAACAGGTAAATACATCATTACCAATAATTTCAAAAACGCTCAGCAAAACTCTGACGATAACCAAAAAACGATTCTTCCAAGAATGTGGAGTACCGAAATGGGGCACATTCAGAACTATATCAACTTTACAACTCCGCCTAACTTCAGAATAAACCCTAATTATGACTACGAGCAGGATTTAGGAAAATACGGAATTGACGCCAGTCAGTTAACTGAAGAAGAATACAACAAAGCTACAGCTCAATTGCGAAATGAAGTTGAAAAAACAATTTCAGAATTCAGAAAAGCTTATGCTCAAAAACAAATTGATAACGAAGGTTATGTGAAATTCCTAAAAAGCTATGGCGATTACCTGATTATCGAAAAACCATCTGCTGTAGACAATTTCAGTTTCATGTTTGAATACCAATTCGGATATATGTACTGGAGATATTTGATGTGGAACTTCGTTGGACGCCAGAGTGATGTTCAGGGAAAATACGATAATATTGACGGAAACTGGATTAGCGGAATCAAAGCACTTGATTCCTTACACCTTGGTTCACAAGATAATTTACCTTCTGATGTTATCAATAATAAAGGAAGAAATGTTTATTATTTCCTGCCATTTATTCTTGGCCTTATCGGTTTAATGTATCATGCTAATAAGGACTTAAAAAGCTTTTATGTACTATTGGCCTTATTCTTATTTACCGGAATTGCTTTAAAAATATACTTAAACGAAAGACCTTTTGAGCCTCGCGAAAGAGATTATGCCCTGGTAGGATCATTTTATGTATTTGCCATCTGGATTGGTTTTGGTGTTTATTCACTTTACGAAAGCATTCAAAAATATATTGCCCCTAAAATTGCAGGTCCGGTTATTATTGCCGCAAGTTTATTGGCTGCACCGGTTTTAATGGCTTCTCAAAACTGGGACGATCATGACAGATCCGGAAGATATACTGCAGTGGCAATGGCAAAAGCATATCTAAATTCGTGCGATAAAGATGCTATTTTATTTACTATTGGAGACAATGACACCTTCCCGCTTTGGTATGCTCAGGAGATTGAAGGCATCAGAACCGATGTTAAAATCGTAAACACCAGCTTATTTATGACCGACTGGTACATTGATCAAATGAAAGCAAAAGCTTACGAATCTGATCCGTTACCAATATCCTTTACCCATGATGAATATGTGGGGGACAAACTGGATTATGTAGCTCACATCCCTAAAATTGAGACACGCTGGAACATTAAAGATTTTATTGATTTTATTAAAAATCCTAAATCAACTGTAGGCTTACAAAACGGACAAACGATCCATTTCTATCCTACGAACAAAATCAGAGTTCCTATTGACAAAAATGTGATTATCAAAAACAAAGTAGTTAATCCGAAATACAACGACTCTATTGTTCCTTATATGGATATCGACATCAAAGGAAGTGCTTTATACAAAAATCGCTTAATGATGCTGGACATTCTGGCCAACAATAACTGGAAAAGACCAATTTATTTTAGCGGAGGAGCTTTTGACGACGAAGATTACTTATGGCTGAAAAACTATCTGCAATTGGACGGAATGGTTTACAAATTAGTTCCTATTAAAAATGTACCTTCAAAAGACGGAGGACCTATGGATATGGGACAAATGGACGCTGACAAATCGTACGATATTGTAATGAAATGGGACTGGGGTAATAGCAATGGTAATATTTATCACGATCCTGAAACCAGAAGAAACAGCATTACCTACCGTACTAATTTATCCCGTTTAATGGATCAGTTAATTGCTGAAGGCAAAACAGATAAAGCTAAAAAAGTGATCGAACTGGCAATGACAAAAATGCCAGTAGATAAATTTGGCTACTACTCATTGGTAGAACCTTTTGCAGGAGGATACTACAAAGTTGGAGAAACTGCCAAAGCGCATAATTTACTAAACCAACTGGTTCAGAAATACAAAGAGGAACTAAACTATTATGCCACTCTGACTCCTGGTGATCAAACTGACTTAGCGATTGACATCATTACCGACATCGAACGCTACAGAAGCCTATTACAAGTGATGAAAGAAAATAACGATCTTACTTTTTACGAAAAACACAAAGTAACGTTTAATACTTATGTAAATGTTTTCGAACGTTTTGGAAGAGAAAAAGAATAA
- a CDS encoding universal stress protein, whose product MKRILVPTDFSEHAENALKVASQIAKKNNSEIIILHMLELPSQMNDAVLGGASIPETMLFMKKANEMLDQVSSRPYLDGISITEIVKIDKPIHGITQVSKEYEIDLIVMGSHGSSGVEELLIGSNTEKVVRNSEIPVLVIKKDTVNFNASTIVFASDFSEEAKKPFKKFLKLTPVFDSKIHLVTICTPNSFKPTHELQKTIDSFVTEFNLTHYSTHIYNDTNIEKGILNFSNSINADIIGMCTHGRTGFAHFFNGSISEGLVNHAIRPVLTFKI is encoded by the coding sequence ATGAAAAGAATCCTAGTACCTACTGATTTCTCCGAACACGCAGAGAACGCTTTAAAAGTCGCCTCTCAAATTGCAAAGAAAAACAATTCTGAGATAATCATTTTACACATGCTCGAATTACCCAGCCAAATGAACGATGCTGTTTTAGGAGGCGCAAGCATCCCCGAAACAATGCTTTTCATGAAAAAAGCCAACGAAATGCTGGATCAGGTTTCATCAAGACCTTATCTGGACGGAATTTCAATTACGGAAATTGTAAAAATAGACAAACCCATACACGGCATCACTCAGGTAAGCAAAGAATATGAAATTGATTTAATCGTAATGGGATCACACGGATCATCCGGCGTAGAAGAACTATTAATAGGATCCAATACCGAAAAAGTAGTTCGAAATTCAGAAATCCCGGTTTTAGTGATCAAAAAAGACACTGTAAATTTCAATGCTTCCACTATTGTTTTCGCCTCAGACTTCTCGGAAGAAGCCAAAAAACCTTTCAAAAAATTCCTAAAATTAACCCCGGTTTTTGACTCAAAAATACACCTGGTCACCATCTGCACCCCCAACAGCTTTAAACCAACTCACGAATTACAGAAAACAATAGACTCTTTTGTAACCGAATTTAACCTGACCCATTACTCTACCCACATCTACAACGACACCAATATCGAAAAAGGAATCCTCAACTTCTCCAACAGCATCAATGCCGACATTATAGGAATGTGCACACACGGAAGAACTGGCTTTGCTCATTTTTTCAACGGCAGTATCAGCGAAGGACTTGTAAATCATGCCATCAGACCGGTACTTACTTTTAAAATTTAA
- the rimP gene encoding ribosome assembly cofactor RimP, with protein MTFKEKVNGLITEALLEKPSIFLIDLAVSDSFKISVGLDGDNGVALQDCIDISRAIENNLDREEQDFSLEVASVGVGSPLKMTRQYIKNIGRTLIVTTNTEKIEAELVEANDVFIILSWKAREPKKVGKGKETVQKEQQIPYTEIKEAIVTVTF; from the coding sequence ATGACATTTAAAGAAAAAGTAAACGGATTAATTACAGAAGCTCTTCTGGAGAAGCCATCGATCTTTTTGATTGATCTGGCTGTGTCAGACTCTTTTAAGATTAGTGTTGGTTTAGATGGTGATAATGGAGTGGCGCTGCAGGATTGTATTGACATAAGTCGTGCAATCGAGAATAATCTGGATCGTGAAGAGCAGGATTTTTCGCTTGAAGTAGCATCTGTTGGAGTAGGGTCACCTTTGAAAATGACAAGACAATACATTAAAAATATTGGTAGAACGTTGATTGTTACTACAAATACTGAAAAAATTGAGGCAGAATTGGTGGAAGCTAACGATGTTTTTATAATTTTGTCTTGGAAAGCAAGAGAACCGAAAAAAGTAGGAAAAGGAAAAGAAACAGTTCAAAAAGAGCAACAAATACCTTATACAGAAATTAAAGAGGCAATTGTTACAGTAACATTTTAA
- the nusA gene encoding transcription termination factor NusA yields the protein MENLALIDSFSEFKDNKLIDRVTLMAILEDVFRNALKKKYGSDDNFDIIINPDKGDMEIWRRRVIVADEDLDFENEEITLTEARMIEADFEIGEEVSEEVKLIDLGRRAILALRQNLISKIHEHDNTNLYKQFKDIIGDIYTAEVHHVRPRVVILVDDEGNEIVLPKEKQIPSDFFRKGDNVRGIIESVELKGNKPQIIMSRTSEKFLEKLFEQEIPEVFDGLITVKNVVRIPGEKAKVAVDSYDDRIDPVGACVGMKGSRIHGIVRELGNENIDVINYTNNIQLFITRALSPAKVSSIKIDEENKRAEVFLKLEEVSKAIGRGGHNIKLAGQLTGYELDVIREGDVAGATADEDDVELTEFSDEIEGWVIEEFAKIGLDTAKSILKQEVEDLVRRTDLEEETILDVMKILKEEFDS from the coding sequence ATGGAAAATTTAGCATTAATCGATTCATTCTCAGAGTTTAAAGATAATAAACTTATTGATCGTGTAACGCTTATGGCAATTTTAGAGGACGTGTTTAGAAATGCATTAAAGAAAAAATACGGTTCTGATGATAACTTTGACATCATTATAAATCCTGATAAAGGAGATATGGAGATCTGGAGAAGAAGAGTAATTGTTGCTGATGAAGATCTGGATTTTGAAAACGAAGAGATTACTTTGACGGAAGCAAGAATGATTGAAGCTGATTTTGAAATCGGTGAAGAGGTTTCTGAAGAGGTAAAATTGATTGATTTAGGAAGAAGAGCTATTTTGGCTTTGCGTCAAAACTTAATATCTAAAATTCACGAACACGATAATACAAATCTTTACAAACAATTTAAAGATATTATCGGTGATATTTATACTGCCGAAGTGCACCATGTACGTCCAAGAGTTGTAATTTTGGTCGATGATGAAGGAAATGAAATTGTACTTCCAAAAGAAAAACAAATTCCGTCTGACTTTTTCCGTAAAGGAGATAATGTACGCGGAATTATTGAAAGCGTTGAATTAAAAGGAAACAAACCTCAGATCATTATGTCCAGAACTTCTGAGAAGTTTTTGGAGAAATTGTTTGAACAGGAAATTCCTGAGGTGTTCGACGGTTTGATTACTGTTAAAAATGTAGTGCGTATTCCTGGAGAAAAAGCAAAAGTAGCGGTAGATTCTTATGATGACAGAATTGATCCTGTTGGAGCTTGTGTAGGGATGAAAGGATCTCGTATTCACGGAATCGTTCGTGAGTTAGGAAACGAGAATATCGATGTAATTAATTATACAAACAATATTCAATTGTTTATTACAAGAGCTTTAAGCCCCGCAAAAGTTTCGTCTATTAAAATCGACGAAGAAAACAAAAGAGCTGAAGTTTTCTTGAAATTAGAAGAAGTTTCTAAAGCAATTGGTAGAGGGGGTCACAATATTAAATTAGCAGGTCAGTTAACAGGTTACGAGTTAGATGTTATTCGTGAAGGAGATGTTGCTGGAGCAACGGCGGATGAGGATGATGTTGAATTAACAGAATTCTCAGATGAAATCGAAGGCTGGGTAATTGAAGAATTTGCTAAAATTGGTTTGGATACAGCAAAAAGTATTCTGAAGCAAGAAGTAGAAGATTTAGTAAGAAGAACAGATTTAGAAGAGGAAACTATTCTTGATGTTATGAAAATACTAAAAGAAGAGTTTGACAGTTAG
- the infB gene encoding translation initiation factor IF-2 gives MSEERVIRINKVLRELNISLERAVDYLKDKGIAIDANPNAKISDSEFNILQSQFAGDKGNKEASKEVGEEKRKEKEALRVEREKEIEDKRRQDEERQKQQEVIKARAVVTGPVQVGKIDLNPKKPAIVSTPVEEPVKAEEPKVVVTPTQPEKPVQKEIVQPEPVVAPVVSEEKKVEKPIITEKKEVKVESPKVAQEPIVSTDPTTAEEIITTQYQKLSGTTLTGQTIDLSQFNKPKKKKEDPKITPNKPGAPGAGNNANKNKRKRIAPKPGTPGAPKPATGNAPGTPNPNKITPNTGGGGFNANRSARPGFVKGNRPAIVAKVEPTEEEVKNQIRETLEKLQGKGGKSKAAKYRRDKRETHRQKSDDEQRALDEGSKTIKVTEFVTVGEIAIMMDVPITKVIGTCMSLGIMVTMNQRLDAETLTIVADEFGYEVEFITVDIEEAIEVVEDKEEDLVVRAPIVTVMGHVDHGKTSLLDYIRKENVIAGESGGITQHIGAYGVTLDNGQKIAFLDTPGHEAFTAMRARGAQVTDIAIIVVAADDDIMPQTKEAISHAQAAGVPIIFAINKIDKPNANVEKIKERLASMNLLVEDWGGKIQSHDISAKVGTGVKELLEKVLLEAEILDLKSNPNKAAQGTVVEAFLDKGKGYVSTILVQHGTLKVGDYMLAGKHHGKIKAMHDERGHIVKEAGPSTPVSVLGLDGAATAGDKFNVFEDEKEAKQIASKRSQLMREQSVRTQRHITLDEIGRRIALGQFKELNVILKGDVDGSVEALSDSFSKLSTEEIQINIIHKGVGAITETDVMLASASDAIIIGFNVRPAGNARQLADKEEIDIRYYSIIYAAIDDLKDAMEGMLAPEMKEEILGTAEIREIFKISKVGSIAGCMVMDGKIMRSSKIRVIRDGVVVHTGELVALKRFKDDVKEVSKGYDCGIQIKGYNDIEERDVIEAYHEVAIKKKLK, from the coding sequence ATGTCTGAAGAGAGAGTAATAAGAATAAACAAGGTTTTAAGGGAATTAAATATTTCGTTAGAAAGAGCTGTTGATTATCTAAAAGATAAGGGTATTGCTATTGATGCAAATCCAAATGCGAAAATTTCTGATAGCGAATTTAATATCCTACAAAGCCAATTTGCGGGCGATAAGGGGAATAAGGAAGCTTCTAAAGAGGTAGGAGAAGAGAAAAGAAAAGAGAAAGAAGCATTACGTGTTGAACGTGAGAAAGAAATTGAAGACAAACGCAGACAAGACGAAGAGCGCCAAAAACAACAAGAAGTTATAAAAGCGAGAGCTGTTGTAACAGGACCTGTTCAAGTAGGTAAAATTGATTTAAACCCGAAGAAGCCTGCAATTGTTTCTACTCCTGTTGAGGAACCAGTGAAAGCTGAAGAACCAAAAGTAGTTGTTACTCCAACTCAGCCAGAAAAACCTGTTCAGAAAGAAATTGTACAGCCAGAGCCGGTAGTTGCTCCTGTAGTTTCTGAAGAGAAAAAGGTAGAAAAACCTATTATTACAGAGAAGAAAGAAGTAAAAGTGGAGTCTCCAAAAGTAGCGCAGGAACCGATTGTTTCGACTGATCCTACAACTGCTGAAGAGATAATTACGACGCAATATCAAAAATTATCAGGAACTACTCTTACCGGGCAGACAATTGACTTATCTCAGTTTAATAAGCCTAAGAAAAAGAAAGAAGATCCAAAGATAACTCCTAATAAACCGGGAGCTCCGGGAGCCGGAAATAACGCTAATAAAAACAAGCGTAAAAGAATCGCTCCTAAACCGGGAACTCCGGGTGCGCCAAAACCTGCAACAGGTAATGCGCCGGGAACTCCAAATCCTAATAAAATTACACCAAATACTGGTGGTGGAGGTTTTAATGCGAACAGAAGTGCAAGACCTGGTTTTGTAAAAGGAAACCGTCCTGCAATTGTTGCAAAAGTAGAGCCTACTGAAGAGGAAGTAAAAAACCAAATTAGAGAGACTCTTGAAAAACTTCAGGGTAAAGGTGGGAAATCTAAAGCTGCTAAATACAGAAGAGATAAAAGAGAAACACACCGTCAGAAATCAGATGACGAGCAAAGAGCGCTTGACGAAGGAAGTAAAACAATTAAAGTTACGGAGTTTGTTACAGTAGGTGAAATTGCAATCATGATGGATGTGCCAATTACAAAAGTAATTGGAACGTGTATGTCGCTTGGTATCATGGTTACCATGAACCAGCGTTTAGATGCTGAAACTTTAACAATTGTAGCGGATGAGTTTGGTTACGAAGTAGAGTTTATCACAGTTGATATCGAAGAAGCTATCGAGGTAGTGGAAGATAAAGAAGAAGACTTAGTGGTTAGAGCACCGATTGTTACGGTAATGGGTCACGTGGATCACGGTAAAACCTCTTTATTGGATTATATCCGTAAGGAAAATGTTATTGCCGGAGAGTCTGGAGGTATTACACAGCACATTGGAGCCTATGGTGTGACTTTAGATAATGGTCAGAAAATAGCATTCTTAGATACTCCGGGTCACGAGGCGTTTACCGCGATGCGTGCACGTGGAGCTCAAGTTACCGATATTGCTATTATTGTAGTTGCGGCGGATGATGATATCATGCCACAAACCAAAGAAGCGATTTCTCACGCACAAGCTGCGGGAGTGCCAATTATATTTGCAATCAATAAAATTGATAAACCAAATGCGAATGTTGAGAAAATCAAAGAGCGTTTGGCTAGCATGAATTTACTTGTTGAAGACTGGGGTGGAAAAATTCAATCTCATGATATTTCTGCAAAAGTAGGAACAGGGGTAAAAGAGTTATTGGAAAAAGTATTATTAGAGGCTGAGATTTTGGATTTAAAATCAAACCCTAATAAAGCAGCGCAGGGAACTGTTGTTGAGGCGTTCTTAGATAAAGGAAAAGGATATGTTTCTACAATCTTAGTTCAACACGGAACTTTAAAAGTTGGAGATTATATGTTGGCTGGTAAACATCATGGTAAAATTAAAGCTATGCATGATGAACGCGGACATATTGTTAAAGAAGCTGGACCTTCGACTCCGGTATCTGTTTTAGGTCTTGACGGAGCTGCAACTGCAGGTGATAAGTTTAATGTTTTTGAAGACGAAAAAGAAGCGAAACAAATTGCCTCTAAACGTTCTCAATTAATGCGTGAACAGTCTGTACGTACACAACGTCATATTACACTTGATGAGATTGGACGTCGTATTGCTCTTGGTCAGTTTAAAGAATTGAACGTAATCCTTAAAGGAGACGTGGATGGATCTGTTGAAGCGTTATCAGATTCGTTCTCTAAATTGTCTACAGAAGAAATTCAAATTAATATCATTCATAAAGGTGTTGGAGCAATTACTGAAACTGACGTTATGTTGGCTTCTGCATCTGATGCGATTATTATCGGATTTAACGTTCGTCCTGCTGGAAATGCAAGACAGCTTGCTGATAAAGAAGAAATTGATATCCGTTACTATTCTATTATCTACGCTGCAATCGATGACTTGAAAGATGCAATGGAAGGAATGTTAGCTCCTGAGATGAAAGAAGAAATTTTAGGAACTGCTGAAATTCGTGAGATTTTCAAAATTTCTAAAGTGGGTTCAATCGCTGGTTGTATGGTGATGGACGGTAAGATTATGAGGTCTTCTAAAATTAGAGTAATCAGAGATGGAGTAGTGGTGCATACGGGAGAGCTTGTGGCATTGAAACGTTTCAAAGACGATGTTAAAGAAGTTTCTAAAGGATACGATTGTGGTATTCAGATCAAAGGTTACAATGATATCGAAGAAAGAGATGTTATTGAGGCTTACCATGAAGTGGCAATCAAAAAGAAATTGAAATAA
- a CDS encoding DUF4920 domain-containing protein, whose product MRKFIYAIVLSVSFSSVSFSQEAVEKSAPPAGNAVVGDHYGADVSKISESKAITVEKLKSELEKTSKAENISVKGVVTDVCPKKGCWVTVKTEDGSPFFVKMKDYAFFVPTALKGKSVVLEGTAEKKITSVEELKHYAKDAKKSRAEIDAITKPKEEIRFMADGIKVVN is encoded by the coding sequence ATGAGAAAATTTATATATGCAATCGTTCTTTCTGTGAGTTTTTCTTCAGTGTCTTTTTCGCAGGAAGCAGTTGAAAAGAGTGCTCCTCCGGCAGGAAATGCTGTAGTGGGAGATCATTACGGTGCCGATGTTTCGAAAATTTCAGAAAGCAAAGCGATCACGGTTGAGAAGTTAAAAAGTGAATTAGAAAAGACTAGTAAAGCTGAAAATATTTCGGTAAAAGGAGTAGTGACGGATGTATGTCCAAAAAAGGGATGCTGGGTTACTGTTAAAACAGAAGACGGTTCTCCTTTTTTTGTAAAAATGAAAGATTATGCTTTTTTTGTGCCAACAGCATTAAAAGGTAAAAGTGTGGTGCTGGAAGGTACTGCTGAGAAAAAAATAACGTCTGTAGAAGAGTTGAAGCATTATGCTAAAGATGCTAAAAAATCAAGAGCTGAAATTGATGCAATCACCAAGCCGAAAGAAGAAATACGGTTTATGGCGGATGGAATTAAAGTGGTCAATTAA
- a CDS encoding phosphatase PAP2 family protein has translation MRKVGSFPSGHAAVGWAWALVFSEILPDREEVIFKRVHDFGKSRVICNARWYSDVVKGREMGGGTVVSCLRVNFASNASLMQAKEEVFLLLKSISKKSLSRLVLGRDDQKKGNFDCEVAFFLCCFRDYFPGFNRNTLLCLFLISARFLSASILVLKFPTITL, from the coding sequence CTGCGTAAAGTTGGCTCTTTTCCGTCTGGACATGCTGCTGTAGGTTGGGCATGGGCTTTGGTGTTTAGTGAAATCTTGCCGGATAGAGAAGAAGTGATTTTTAAGAGAGTACATGATTTTGGTAAAAGCCGGGTGATTTGCAATGCGCGCTGGTATAGTGATGTCGTGAAGGGCAGGGAAATGGGGGGGGGTACTGTTGTGAGTTGTCTTCGCGTCAATTTTGCTTCCAATGCCAGTTTAATGCAGGCTAAGGAGGAGGTATTTTTGCTCTTGAAATCAATTAGTAAAAAGAGCTTGAGTCGACTTGTTTTAGGACGGGACGATCAAAAAAAAGGCAACTTCGATTGTGAAGTTGCCTTTTTTTTGTGTTGTTTTAGGGATTACTTCCCGGGTTTTAATAGAAATACGCTTTTATGTCTCTTTTTAATCTCTGCCAGATTTCTCTCGGCTTCTATTCTGGTCTTAAAATTTCCCACAATCACTTTGTAG
- a CDS encoding SPOR domain-containing protein, with product MRILTPSKRVFFTLTMITLAYNIQAQDQNLTLNQDPKFEQLLNDKRKINTSISTNDTYKIQIFSGKSEEAKKTLSDFKREYSNIDGTIIFNTPNYKVIVGNFKTRIEAERNLAEIKKRHKSVFLLKPGK from the coding sequence ATGAGAATTTTAACCCCTTCTAAACGAGTTTTCTTCACGCTAACAATGATTACTTTAGCTTATAACATTCAGGCTCAGGATCAAAATTTAACACTAAATCAAGATCCAAAATTTGAGCAATTATTGAATGACAAACGCAAAATTAACACATCAATAAGTACAAACGATACCTATAAAATTCAAATCTTCAGTGGTAAAAGCGAAGAGGCAAAGAAAACGTTATCGGATTTCAAAAGAGAATACAGCAACATCGATGGAACTATAATCTTCAATACCCCAAACTACAAAGTGATTGTGGGAAATTTTAAGACCAGAATAGAAGCCGAGAGAAATCTGGCAGAGATTAAAAAGAGACATAAAAGCGTATTTCTATTAAAACCCGGGAAGTAA